Proteins from one Juglans microcarpa x Juglans regia isolate MS1-56 chromosome 1S, Jm3101_v1.0, whole genome shotgun sequence genomic window:
- the LOC121247874 gene encoding uncharacterized protein LOC121247874 isoform X1, translating into MPTPGAVLEVSAPMSLPPAPPPPLEQSQTPQPRTMISPLYKQHSWSPDAFREQAWLRRKGSSKNRRSKSVTDEDLDELKACIELGFGFDDSSSPEMDQRLSDTLPALGLYHAVNKHYNDTVSKSTTTVPSSSTASESESTPSPLGSTSPHTLFGAAGDDPQNVKTRLKQWAQVVGCSVRQCSS; encoded by the exons ATGCCCACCCCCGGGGCTGTGCTCGAGGTCTCCGCCCCCATGTCTCTGCCCCCCGCGCCACCGCCACCACTTGAACAATCGCAAACACCGCAGCCTCGGACGATGATATCTCCTCTGTACAAGCAGCATTCGTGGTCCCCGGACGCCTTCCGCGAACAGGCATGGCTTCGGCGCAAAGGAAGCAGCAAGAATCGCCGGAGCAAGAGCGTGACCGATGAGGATCTCGACGAACTCAAGGCCTGCATCGAGTTGGGTTTCGGCTTCGACGACTCGTCTTCGCCCGAGATGGATCAACGCTTGTCCGACACTTTGCCTGCTCTTGGCCTTTACCACGCCGTCAACAAGCACTACAACGACACCGTCTCTAAGTCAACCACCACAGTGCCGTCTTCTTCCACGGCGTCCGAGAGCGAATCTACTCCGTCTCCCCTCGGTAGCACTAGTCCCCACACCCTCTTTGGCGCCGCtg GTGATGATCCGCAGAATGTGAAGACAAGGTTGAAGCAGTGGGCTCAGGTGGTTGGTTGTTCGGTGCGGCAATGTTCAAGCTAA
- the LOC121247874 gene encoding uncharacterized protein LOC121247874 isoform X2 yields the protein MPTPGAVLEVSAPMSLPPAPPPPLEQSQTPQPRTMISPLYKQHSWSPDAFREQAWLRRKGSSKNRRSKSVTDEDLDELKACIELGFGFDDSSSPEMDQRLSDTLPALGLYHAVNKHYNDTVSKSTTTVPSSSTASESESTPSPLGSTSPHTLFGAAG from the exons ATGCCCACCCCCGGGGCTGTGCTCGAGGTCTCCGCCCCCATGTCTCTGCCCCCCGCGCCACCGCCACCACTTGAACAATCGCAAACACCGCAGCCTCGGACGATGATATCTCCTCTGTACAAGCAGCATTCGTGGTCCCCGGACGCCTTCCGCGAACAGGCATGGCTTCGGCGCAAAGGAAGCAGCAAGAATCGCCGGAGCAAGAGCGTGACCGATGAGGATCTCGACGAACTCAAGGCCTGCATCGAGTTGGGTTTCGGCTTCGACGACTCGTCTTCGCCCGAGATGGATCAACGCTTGTCCGACACTTTGCCTGCTCTTGGCCTTTACCACGCCGTCAACAAGCACTACAACGACACCGTCTCTAAGTCAACCACCACAGTGCCGTCTTCTTCCACGGCGTCCGAGAGCGAATCTACTCCGTCTCCCCTCGGTAGCACTAGTCCCCACACCCTCTTTGGCGCCGCtg GTTGA